CGTCCAGGTGGTCGATCTCGTGCTGGAAGACCCGGGCCACCAGCCCCTCGGCCCGGATGCGGACCCGCCGCCCCTCCGGGTTGAGGCCGCGCACGATGACCCACCGGGCGCGGGGGACCCAGCCGTACCATCCGGGGATGGAGAGGCAGCCCTCCACCCCTTCCGCGATCTCCGGGGAGGCCTCGACGATCTCCGGGTTGATCACCGTGTAGAGCACCCCGCTGCCCGGCACCTCCTCGTCCTCCGGGACCTCGACGACGATCACCCGCAGGGGCTCCCCCACCTGCGGGGCGGCCAGCCCGATCCCCTCCGCCGCCCGCATGGTCTCGACCATGTCGGCGATCAGGCGGCGCAGGGCCGGGGTGATCCGCGTCACCGGCTCGGCCTTC
This DNA window, taken from Thermoflexus hugenholtzii JAD2, encodes the following:
- the def gene encoding peptide deformylase codes for the protein MAVRPIVMADQPILRRKAEPVTRITPALRRLIADMVETMRAAEGIGLAAPQVGEPLRVIVVEVPEDEEVPGSGVLYTVINPEIVEASPEIAEGVEGCLSIPGWYGWVPRARWVIVRGLNPEGRRVRIRAEGLVARVFQHEIDHLDGILFPDRIQDPTKIWRAQPVPEPVS